A single region of the Manihot esculenta cultivar AM560-2 chromosome 12, M.esculenta_v8, whole genome shotgun sequence genome encodes:
- the LOC110627442 gene encoding glucan endo-1,3-beta-glucosidase 4 gives MAIIWLRVLLALLIISITPPSSDGELEQWCIADEQTPDGELQAALDWACGRGGADCSMIQVNQPCYLPNTVRDHASFAFNSYFQKFKHKGGSCYFRGAAIITELDPSHNSCHYEFIP, from the exons atggCAATTATTTGGCTAAGGGTATTGCTTGCTCTTCTAATCATATCAATAACTCCTCCAAGCTCAG ATGGGGAGTTGGAGCAATGGTGCATTGCCGATGAGCAGACCCCAGATGGAGAATTGCAGGCAGCATTGGATTGGGCATGTGGGAGAGGTGGTGCAGATTGTAGTATGATTCAAGTGAATCAGCCTTGCTATTTACCAAACACTGTAAGAGACCATGCTTCTTTTGCTTTCAACAGCTACTTCCAGAAATTCAAGCACAAAGGTGGATCTTGCTATTTCAGAGGAGCCGCCATTATTACTGAACTTGACCCCA GTCATAACTCATGTCACTATGAATTCATTCCCTGA